GACAGAGCCGGGTTTTCGAGGGCGTGATGCACCCGATGCCAGCGGACATCGACCCGATGTGGCAACTGGAACTTTCGGCGAGCGACGGAGGCGTGGAACCCGACTCGAATTTCTGGAAGGGGTTCTTCACCCAGGCCGTGCCTCCGGTCGCGATCTTCGTCTACTTCCAGAACGACTACACACTGGAGCTTCAAGCGCTGCTCTTGAAGAACCGGAAACTGGTCGAGACCTACCGCGCCCGTTCGACGATCCGCCACCGCTACCAGATCTACGCCAACAAGAAGCGCATGCAAACCGAGGCGCTAGACACGTTGGCGCGCACGGCAACACGTCAGGTGCTGGCCGAACTCAAGCGAGACGCAGACCGACTCCGACGCGAGAATTCCTTCTAGCAGGTCGCGCTCCGGTCTTCGCGGGTCAACAGAAACCAACTGCCCAGGTCCTTGCCCCTGCGCGCGGCCGAGCCAATCGTCACGTGCTCCGATACGCGCCGCATCGTATCGACCATATATCCGTAGACGAAACGAGAAAGGCCGGCATCGTTGCGTCGGATCTCCGGCCATTGCTCGGGCCGGGTGACTGGCAATAGTGTGTAGTCGATCAGCACTTCGCGCCGCGATTCGTCGTCTCGCGCCACGAAAAAACCGGGACCGGTGACGGCCACGAGGGCACGGCGAGGCTGGAAATTGAAGCCGTACAAGGCCTCGGGCCGTTTCGGCTCCATGTTCGCCGGTCGACAGAAGCGCTTCTCGAAATCGGAAAACAACGGCAGCGAGTTGTGGCCGAAATGGCGAACCTGTTCGAGATCTCCGCAAACGGAAGGAACGAAATCGGCCAGTTCGAGTTCCGCAATACCTTCGACCGCTTCGTAGAGGGCGCGCTGATCCGTGCGACCCACGGCGCGAATCGCGGCCACGCGTTCTCCGTGCGCAAGCGCATCGAGAAAACTCGCGATCGCTCGGGGCCGGATCGGCCGCTCGCGCAGCCGACCGACCAGTTCAGCTCCGGGTGAACTCACCGGCATCAGTCGAAGACGACGAACGCCTCGCCCGGCGTCGTCTTCTTGCCCTCACCATTTTCCGTCCAGATCTTCAACTGCGCCAGCTTTTGCCCGCCCTCTTCGAATTTCTTCGCCACCGTGCCTTTGCACGTGACGGGCTGGTCGGGCATGTCCATGCCCCGGTACTGGCAGGACAGTTTCTGGATTCGACCGTTGTGGCCGAGCCAGTTCGACACCAGTTCTCCCAACGCCGCGTACTTGAAACGACCGTGCACGATGATCGATCCAATCTGTTTGGCCTGCGGGAAGGCGTAGTCGTGATGAAGTGGGTTGAAATCGCCAGAACCGGCGGCGTATTTCACGAGTTGCGTGACCCCCGGCTTCTTCTCGAGCACCGGCAGTTCTTGTCCCTCTGAAATCGTGTCCCAGGTAACAGCCATGGTCTTGAACCCCTAGTAGAAGATCGCCTGCGAAGTCTGCTTCGCGACGAGCTTTCCGGTCTGCTGGTTGGTGTATGTGGTTTCGTTGGTCACGAGCAACATCTTGCCCAGACTCCCGCTCTGACGAACGGTCAGATCGGCAACCTTGCTGACGACCGTCAGCGTGTCACCGGCGCAGACCTGGTCGAAATACTCGGTCTCGGTGCCACCGTCGAGCAAACCTGGCAGGCCGTGATCGACCCGTGGCTGGCCATCGACGGGACCGCTGAACGTGTCACTGGATCGACCGGGAATGAACACGGGCGTACCCAGATAACAGGGCGGCGCCGGCAGACTCTTGTAGCCGGCCTTTTGCGCCGCATCGACATCGAAATACACTGGATCGGTGTAGCCAACACCGCGCGCGAAAGCGCGAATGCTGGTGGTCGTGACTTCCGAGGTCCAGGGCGGTGATTCCTTGCCGATGCTCTCTCTCATCGCATCGCTGATCTCGAACTCCTTGGCCATGGGATCTCCGTCGCTTGCGGTGGGTAACTTGCGCACGCTCGCTTTTGGACCCACCGACTGGGGACTCTTCGAATTCGCGGCGCGCGCTGCGCCGTATTCTAACAGGATGCGCGGAATGTCCGGCTCGAGCCCGCGAGCACAGCGCGGAGCGTTGGCGCGCTCAGCGCGGATGGCCGAGCATACGCAGCCACGCCGCGCCGGTGCGCGCGAGGAGCCGCTTGGACATGAGTCGCGACCGTTCGGATTCCCTATTGACCCCGGAACAGGTCCTGGATCGCTTCAGCGACGGGCCGCAGACGGGCGTGTTCACGGACGGCAGTTGCGAGGGCAATCCGGGTCCGGGTGGCTGGGGTTTCGTGCACGTCGAGGACGGCGAGATCCTCGCGCGAGACCACGGCTTCGATGCCGACACCACGAACAACCGCATGGAGTTGCAGGCTCTGATCGAGGCCTACCGGAGTCTTCCCGGAGACGCCAAGCTCACGATCTATTCGGACAGCCGACTCTGCGTCGACACGATCAATCAGTGGGCTGCGGGCTGGGAAAAGCGGGGCTGGCGGCGCAAGGGCGGGCCGGTGAAGAATCTGGAACTGGTCAAACAGCTATACGCGCTTTCCAAGGAACATCGGGGCGTGGAACTGCGTTGGATCCGCGCTCACGATGGCTCCCTCTGGAACGAATACGTGGATGCGCTCGCATCCAGCTATATGCGAGACCCGCGCGCCTGAGCCCCAGGGCTCAGCGCGGGCTCAGACGGGAATCAGAGCGCCGCGAACGGAAATCGCCGCATCACTGCTCAGCCATTGGATGACTGATGCAATTTCGCCCGGGGCCGTCCAGGTCGAGAAGTCGGCGTCGGGCATGGCGGCACGATTCGCAGGCGTGTCGATCGTAGTCGGGACCACGGCGTTGACCCTCACCCCGGAACCGGCCAGCTCGTTTTGCAGGCTCCGAGTGAGCGCGACCAGCGACGCCTTCGACGCGCTATAGGCCGCGATTCCAGCCGGACAGTCGAGCGCCGCCTGCGATGCGATATTGACGATGCTCCCGGAAACGCGCGCGATCATTCCCGGAACGACGGCCGCGCTCATGGCCGCAACGGTGCGCACGTTGATCCGGTACATAGCGTCCCAGAGTTCGAGATCGGTCTCGTGAACCGGCGCGCCACCGCCAAAGCCACCGACGCCGTTGACCAGCACGTGTACCTCGCCCGCGACCCGAACCAGTTCGCGCGCGTCGGCCGATTCGGCAACATCGGCCTCGAATAGCATCAGCCGACCCGCATCGACCTCGGCAGAATGGGCGGAGTGAACGCACTCGACCTCGTCCTTGTCGATCCACGGCAGTACGACCCGATCGCCATCGGCGAGAAAGGCCTCGAGCAACGCGCGGCCCAGGGCTCCGGTTCCGCCGGTGATGAGGGTCGTCCGTCCCGACTGTTGCTTCGGCATCATCCTTCCAAGCATACGCGAAGGCGGCTCCGGTCGGACCGAAACGCCAGAAAGAGCGTCTGGGCAGGGACCGGAAACAAGATTCTCGCAGCTCCAGTTTCAGATTCCGAATGTGAACCTAAGTATCTAATTTTTCAGCCTTTTAGAGAGGTTTTCAACGATGGCATCCCCACGGTCGTATCTGAATATGCTGGACGAATGCACGCTCCTTGCGTATATCAGTTGAGCGCGCAGACTCTGGGTATCCCCTCCACCCCGGAGACGCTCCCTGAGTTGAAGTCGGCGCATCGATTCAACGACCGATTCAGGAGTTCCGATGAGTGCCCCCGCAGAGAGTGTACTGCGACGCCCTGTTCTGAAACCAAGTGCAGAACTCCCCCAGATGCGGGTATTTCTGCCGGAACCGGGTAACCCGGCGAACGGACCGCTGTCCGCAGGCCGCGAGGCAACATTTTGCATCGTGGAAGACGGCGCGACGGAACGCCAGGTGCGTTTCAAGGGCGATCCGCATCTCTGGGAATGGCCCGGCGTCTACGAGCACCTCGTGCGAGACCTGCTGCGCGGAAACGCACCAGCCGCCGTTTGTCGATTGCTGGAACGGGCCATCCGAGCCAGCGGGGAACGACCCGAAACGCTGCGAGCCATCGATCTGGTCGCGGGTAACGGCTGGGTGGGACAGGAACTCAACGCGATCGGAATCAACGAAATCATCGGTATTGACGCCTCGGCCGCAGCGGCCGCAGCAGCCGAGCGAGACCATCCGGGCGCCCATTCTGAATTCCGCGTGCTCGATATCCGGCGCCTGAGCGAAGCGCAGCGCGATGAACTCATGGGCTTCGATTTCAACAGCCTGATCTGCATCGAACCTCTGGCGGTTGAAGAACCGCCGCCCAATGCTTTCACCGAAGCTTTCAATCTGCTGGCTCCGGATGGCTGGGTCGCCTTCCATCTGCACGCCGGTTCAGCCGAAGGCGGACGAGACTCGCGCTTCGCGCATACGGTTCATCGCATGATCCGGAGCCGAGCG
This genomic stretch from bacterium harbors:
- a CDS encoding MaoC family dehydratase; the protein is MAKEFEISDAMRESIGKESPPWTSEVTTTSIRAFARGVGYTDPVYFDVDAAQKAGYKSLPAPPCYLGTPVFIPGRSSDTFSGPVDGQPRVDHGLPGLLDGGTETEYFDQVCAGDTLTVVSKVADLTVRQSGSLGKMLLVTNETTYTNQQTGKLVAKQTSQAIFY
- a CDS encoding ribonuclease HI, which codes for MSRDRSDSLLTPEQVLDRFSDGPQTGVFTDGSCEGNPGPGGWGFVHVEDGEILARDHGFDADTTNNRMELQALIEAYRSLPGDAKLTIYSDSRLCVDTINQWAAGWEKRGWRRKGGPVKNLELVKQLYALSKEHRGVELRWIRAHDGSLWNEYVDALASSYMRDPRA
- a CDS encoding SDR family NAD(P)-dependent oxidoreductase, producing MPKQQSGRTTLITGGTGALGRALLEAFLADGDRVVLPWIDKDEVECVHSAHSAEVDAGRLMLFEADVAESADARELVRVAGEVHVLVNGVGGFGGGAPVHETDLELWDAMYRINVRTVAAMSAAVVPGMIARVSGSIVNIASQAALDCPAGIAAYSASKASLVALTRSLQNELAGSGVRVNAVVPTTIDTPANRAAMPDADFSTWTAPGEIASVIQWLSSDAAISVRGALIPV
- a CDS encoding class I SAM-dependent methyltransferase; the encoded protein is MSAPAESVLRRPVLKPSAELPQMRVFLPEPGNPANGPLSAGREATFCIVEDGATERQVRFKGDPHLWEWPGVYEHLVRDLLRGNAPAAVCRLLERAIRASGERPETLRAIDLVAGNGWVGQELNAIGINEIIGIDASAAAAAAAERDHPGAHSEFRVLDIRRLSEAQRDELMGFDFNSLICIEPLAVEEPPPNAFTEAFNLLAPDGWVAFHLHAGSAEGGRDSRFAHTVHRMIRSRALHVHTQQRYRHRFTTHGSPLFHVAVIGRKTRDFEPGEPS